A single genomic interval of Cervus elaphus chromosome 19, mCerEla1.1, whole genome shotgun sequence harbors:
- the SSR3 gene encoding translocon-associated protein subunit gamma → MAPKGGPKQQSEEDLLLQDFSRNLSAKSSALFFGNAFIVSAIPIWLYWRIWHMDLIQSAVLYSVMTLVSTYLVAFAYKNVKFVLKHKVAQKREDAVSKEVTRKLSEADNRKMSRKEKDERILWKKNEVADYEATTFSIFYNNTLFLVLVIVASFFILKNFNPTVNYILSISASSGLIALLSTGSK, encoded by the exons ATGGCTCCCAAAGGCGGCCCCAAGCAGCAGTCCGAGGAGGACCTGCTCTTGCAGGATTTCAGCCGCAACCTCTCGGCCAAGTCCTCGGCGCTTTTCTTCGGGAACGCCTTCATCGTGTCGGCCATCCCCATCT GGCTATATTGGCGAATATGGCATATGGATCTTATTCAGTCTGCTGTTCTGTATAGTGTGATGACCCTAGTAAGCACTTACTTGGTAGCCTTTGCTTACAAAAATGTGAAATTTGTTCTCAAGCACAA agtAGCACAGAAGAGGGAAGATGCTGTCTCCAAAGAAGTGACTCGGAAACTCTCTGAAGCTGATAATAGAAAGATGTCTCGGAAGGAAAAGGATGAAAG AATCTTGTGGAAGAAGAATGAAGTTGCTGATTATGAAGCTACAACATTTTCCATCTTTTATAATAACACCCTATTTCTGGTCTTGGTCATTGTTGCTTCCTTCTTTATACTGAAGAACTTCAACCCCACAGT GAACTACATTTTGTCCATAAGTGCTTCCTCAGGCCTCATCGCCCTCCTGTCCACTGGTTCCAAGTAG